A stretch of Rhododendron vialii isolate Sample 1 chromosome 4a, ASM3025357v1 DNA encodes these proteins:
- the LOC131322986 gene encoding probable LRR receptor-like serine/threonine-protein kinase At3g47570 isoform X3 has translation MSLLTKCLSISLLPLFLSLIPLLQFKALALDKTSSLSLVNNINVACNETDFHALLALKSNILLEYQQALRSWNGSLHFCHWDGVQCSRQHERVTAIDLTSRGLVGSLSPYIGNLSFLRELSLGNNTFTGAIPTELGSLFRLEKLNLSINGFESKIPTSLSRCSNLRYLTITQNKLVGEFPKELAYSMSRLRSLYISKNNLTGGIPPSIGNLTSLVKFMASFNPFGGSIPNDLGQLKNLRVLWLGATQISGTIPPSLYNLSSLVWLSVLDNRLWGSLPPTFGVMFPHLETLQLWGNQFNGPIPLSISNSSQLEQLELEYNNFAGKVRNDFGNLQNLFNINIGHNNFETKGSDGLAFLSSLTNCSNLMVVQLENGQFGGVLPDSVGNLSTSVFYLVLGLNQLYGSIPSTIGNLVNLETLALDHNLFTGPIPGSTGYLHKLKILDFSSNSISGKIPNSIGNLSLPLNLYLEKNRLDGTITLNLGKCQNLLELTLSDNNLNGSLPRQLLTVTSLSIRLDLARNRLSGTLPLEVENLKSLAEIDISENSLYGAIPGTLGGCSSLENLYLQQNSFQGSIPSSMETLRGIQNLDLSHNNLFGQIPRFLETLALKSLNLSFNNFEGELPMKGIFTNASAISVAGNYRLCGGISELRLPQCTTKRSRNRKFLSRTLGITVASILVGVIVVSSFIICLFKKKRMTKPTISLLKDPFLKVSYGELLKATEGFSSTNLLGFGSFGCVYKGVIEQNKELVVAVKVLDLQTRGATKSFMAECEALRNIRHRNLVSIITSCSSTDFQGNEFKALVYEFMPNGSLDNWLHPIPSSNCHAGCEFVGLNLLQRIDIAIDVACALDYLHHQCGRPIIHCDLKPSNILLDGDMVAHVGDFGLARFREEFSTPSTSSSTAVRGTIGYAAPEYGLGSEMSTSGDVYSYGILLLEMITRKRPTDIMFEGDLNLCKFTRIALPQRVMQIVDPMLLTEERNGSKMMEYLISILEIGLACSTESPKDRMSIDIVLRELHLVKNNILKTDMDS, from the exons ATGAGTCTCTTAACCAAAtgtctctctatttctctcctacccttatttctctctctcatcccattGCTTCAATTCAAAGCCCTTGCCCTTGACAAAACATCATCCCTTAGTCTTGTTAACAACATTAATGTTGCTTGCAACGAGACTGATTTCCATGCATTATTGGCCTTGAAGTCAAATATTCTCCTAGAATATCAACAAGCCTTGAGATCATGGAATGGGTCTCTCCATTTCTGTCACTGGGATGGTGTCCAATGCAGTCGTCAACATGAACGAGTCACCGCTATAGACCTAACGTCTAGAGGTCTAGTGGGTTCTCTGTCTCCTTATATCGGAAACCTCAGCTTTCTACGAGAGCTTAGCCTCGGAAACAACACTTTTACAGGTGCAATTCCAACTGAACTCGGTAGTCTTTTCAGGCTCGAGAAACTGAATTTGAGCATTAACGGTTTCGAAAGCAAAATTCCAACAAGCCTATCACGTTGCTCCAATCTCAGGTACCTTACTATAACCcagaataagctagttggagaATTCCCAAAAGAACTGGCTTATTCAATGTCGAGACTCCGATCACTCTACATTAGTAAGAACAATTTGACCGGAGGGATTCCTCCGTCAATTGGGAATCTTACTTCTCTGGTAAAATTTATGGCCTCTTTCAATCCTTTTGGAGGAAGTATTCCAAATGATTTGGGTCAATTGAAAAATTTAAGAGTATTATGGTTGGGTGCCACTCAAATTTCAGGTACCATCCCTCCTTCCTTATACAACTTATCGTCGCTAGTTTGGTTATCAGTGCTTGATAATCGACTTTGGGGTAGTCTACCGCCGACATTCGGTGTCATGTTCCCTCACCTTGAGACCCTTCAGCTATGGGGCAACCAATTTAACGGCCCAATTCCGCTTTCAATATCCAACTCTTCGCAGTTGGAACAACTAGAATTGGAATATAACAATTTCGCTGGAAAAGTAAGaaacgattttggaaacttGCAAAATCTCTTTAATATAAATATTGGTCATAACAATTTTGAAACTAAGGGATCTGATGGACTTGCCTTTCTTAGTTCTTTGACCAATTGTAGCAACTTGATGGTGGTACAGTTGGAGAATGGCCAATTCGGAGGGGTACTACCGGATTCTGTGGGCAATCTATCGACCTCTGTCTTTTACTTGGTACTAGGTCTAAATCAATTGTATGGATCTATTCCTTCAACAATAGGAAACCTCGTGAATCTTGAAACCTTAGCTCTAGATCATAACCTATTCACAGGCCCGATTCCCGGTAGCACAGGTTATCTGCATAAGTTGAAAATATTGGACTTTTCAAGCAACAGTATCTCGGGTAAAATTCCGAACTCTATCGGGAATTTGTCATTGCCGCTTAATCTTTACTTGGAGAAAAACAGACTAGACGGGACCATAACCTTGAATCTCGGCAAATGTCAGAATTTGTTAGAGTTGACACTTTCTGATAATAACCTTAATGGGAGCCTACCAAGGCAACTTTTGACGGTCACTTCTTTGTCAATTAGATTGGATCTAGCTCGCAACCGTTTATCTGGAACCTTGCCACTTGAAGTTGAAAACCTCAAAAGTTTAGCAGAAATCGATATTTCTGAGAATAGTTTGTATGGTGCAATTCCTGGGACTCTTGGTGGCTGTAGTAGCCTTGAAAACTTGTATTTGCAGCAAAATTCCTTTCAAGGATCTATTCCTTCCTCAATGGAAACCTTGAGAGGTATTCAGAATTTGGACCTTTCTCACAACAATTTATTCGGTCAAATTCCGAGATTTTTAGAGACATTAGCCCTGAAGAGTCTCAATTTGTCTTTCAATAATTTCGAAGGAGAGTTACCAATGAAGGGCATTTTTACAAATGCAAGTGCAATATCAGTTGCCGGAAACTATAGGCTTTGTGGTGGCATTTCCGAACTACGACTACCTCAGTGCACCACGAAAAGATCAAGAAATAGGAAGTTTCTTTCACGGACATTAGGAATCACGGTAGCTTCGATACTTGTTGGTGTAATCGTAGTGTCGTCTTTCATCATATgtttgttcaagaaaaaaagaatgacCAAACCTACAATTTCATTGTTGAAAGATCCATTCTTGAAAGTCTCTTATGGAGAACTTCTCAAAGCAACTGAAGGTTTCTCTTCGACGAATCTGCTTGGTTTTGGTAGTTTCGGTTGTGTGTATAAAGGTGTTATTGAACAAAACAAGGAGTTAGTTGTTGCAGTCAAAGTACTTGACCTTCAAACTCGTGGCGCtaccaagagtttcatggcagaGTGCGAAGCCTTAAGGAATATTCGACACCGAAACCTCGTTTCGATCATAACCTCTTGTTCTAGCACAGATTTTCAAGGGAACGAGTTTAAAGCTCTAGTTTACGAGTTCATGCCAAATGGAAGTCTAGATAATTGGTTGCATCCaattccaagttcaaattgtCATGCGGGATGTGAGTTTGTGGGTCTCAATCTTCTGCAAAGAATAGACATTGCGATTGATGTAGCTTGTGCTCTCGATTATCTTCACCATCAATGCGGAAGGCCAATTATTCACTGCGATTTAAAGCCGAGTAATATCCTTCTTGACGGTGACATGGTTGCTCATGTTGGAGATTTCGGTCTAGCTAGATTTCGTGAAGAGTTCTCCACTCCAAGTACCAGTAGTTCAACTGCAGTAAGGGGAACCATTGGATATGCAGCTCCAG AGTATGGATTGGGAAGCGAGATGTCAACTAGCGGAGATGTTTATAGTTACGGGATCTTGTTGTTGGAGATGATAACAAGGAAGAGACCTACTGACATAATGTTTGAGGGAGACCttaatctttgtaaatttacAAGGATTGCCTTGCCTCAACGTGTAATGCAGATTGTAGACCCTATGCTCTTAACTGAGGAGAGAAATGGCAGCAAAATGATGGAGTATCTGATTTCCATTTTAGAAATAGGACTAGCATGCTCCACAGAATCCCCAAAAGACCGAATGAGCATCGATATCGTACTCCGTGAGCTTCATTTGGTCAAGAACAATATTTTGAAG
- the LOC131322986 gene encoding probable LRR receptor-like serine/threonine-protein kinase At3g47570 isoform X1, with the protein MSLLTKCLSISLLPLFLSLIPLLQFKALALDKTSSLSLVNNINVACNETDFHALLALKSNILLEYQQALRSWNGSLHFCHWDGVQCSRQHERVTAIDLTSRGLVGSLSPYIGNLSFLRELSLGNNTFTGAIPTELGSLFRLEKLNLSINGFESKIPTSLSRCSNLRYLTITQNKLVGEFPKELAYSMSRLRSLYISKNNLTGGIPPSIGNLTSLVKFMASFNPFGGSIPNDLGQLKNLRVLWLGATQISGTIPPSLYNLSSLVWLSVLDNRLWGSLPPTFGVMFPHLETLQLWGNQFNGPIPLSISNSSQLEQLELEYNNFAGKVRNDFGNLQNLFNINIGHNNFETKGSDGLAFLSSLTNCSNLMVVQLENGQFGGVLPDSVGNLSTSVFYLVLGLNQLYGSIPSTIGNLVNLETLALDHNLFTGPIPGSTGYLHKLKILDFSSNSISGKIPNSIGNLSLPLNLYLEKNRLDGTITLNLGKCQNLLELTLSDNNLNGSLPRQLLTVTSLSIRLDLARNRLSGTLPLEVENLKSLAEIDISENSLYGAIPGTLGGCSSLENLYLQQNSFQGSIPSSMETLRGIQNLDLSHNNLFGQIPRFLETLALKSLNLSFNNFEGELPMKGIFTNASAISVAGNYRLCGGISELRLPQCTTKRSRNRKFLSRTLGITVASILVGVIVVSSFIICLFKKKRMTKPTISLLKDPFLKVSYGELLKATEGFSSTNLLGFGSFGCVYKGVIEQNKELVVAVKVLDLQTRGATKSFMAECEALRNIRHRNLVSIITSCSSTDFQGNEFKALVYEFMPNGSLDNWLHPIPSSNCHAGCEFVGLNLLQRIDIAIDVACALDYLHHQCGRPIIHCDLKPSNILLDGDMVAHVGDFGLARFREEFSTPSTSSSTAVRGTIGYAAPEYGLGSEMSTSGDVYSYGILLLEMITRKRPTDIMFEGDLNLCKFTRIALPQRVMQIVDPMLLTEERNGSKMMEYLISILEIGLACSTESPKDRMSIDIVLRELHLVKNNILKANMEISTMLITQGVRASIRTP; encoded by the exons ATGAGTCTCTTAACCAAAtgtctctctatttctctcctacccttatttctctctctcatcccattGCTTCAATTCAAAGCCCTTGCCCTTGACAAAACATCATCCCTTAGTCTTGTTAACAACATTAATGTTGCTTGCAACGAGACTGATTTCCATGCATTATTGGCCTTGAAGTCAAATATTCTCCTAGAATATCAACAAGCCTTGAGATCATGGAATGGGTCTCTCCATTTCTGTCACTGGGATGGTGTCCAATGCAGTCGTCAACATGAACGAGTCACCGCTATAGACCTAACGTCTAGAGGTCTAGTGGGTTCTCTGTCTCCTTATATCGGAAACCTCAGCTTTCTACGAGAGCTTAGCCTCGGAAACAACACTTTTACAGGTGCAATTCCAACTGAACTCGGTAGTCTTTTCAGGCTCGAGAAACTGAATTTGAGCATTAACGGTTTCGAAAGCAAAATTCCAACAAGCCTATCACGTTGCTCCAATCTCAGGTACCTTACTATAACCcagaataagctagttggagaATTCCCAAAAGAACTGGCTTATTCAATGTCGAGACTCCGATCACTCTACATTAGTAAGAACAATTTGACCGGAGGGATTCCTCCGTCAATTGGGAATCTTACTTCTCTGGTAAAATTTATGGCCTCTTTCAATCCTTTTGGAGGAAGTATTCCAAATGATTTGGGTCAATTGAAAAATTTAAGAGTATTATGGTTGGGTGCCACTCAAATTTCAGGTACCATCCCTCCTTCCTTATACAACTTATCGTCGCTAGTTTGGTTATCAGTGCTTGATAATCGACTTTGGGGTAGTCTACCGCCGACATTCGGTGTCATGTTCCCTCACCTTGAGACCCTTCAGCTATGGGGCAACCAATTTAACGGCCCAATTCCGCTTTCAATATCCAACTCTTCGCAGTTGGAACAACTAGAATTGGAATATAACAATTTCGCTGGAAAAGTAAGaaacgattttggaaacttGCAAAATCTCTTTAATATAAATATTGGTCATAACAATTTTGAAACTAAGGGATCTGATGGACTTGCCTTTCTTAGTTCTTTGACCAATTGTAGCAACTTGATGGTGGTACAGTTGGAGAATGGCCAATTCGGAGGGGTACTACCGGATTCTGTGGGCAATCTATCGACCTCTGTCTTTTACTTGGTACTAGGTCTAAATCAATTGTATGGATCTATTCCTTCAACAATAGGAAACCTCGTGAATCTTGAAACCTTAGCTCTAGATCATAACCTATTCACAGGCCCGATTCCCGGTAGCACAGGTTATCTGCATAAGTTGAAAATATTGGACTTTTCAAGCAACAGTATCTCGGGTAAAATTCCGAACTCTATCGGGAATTTGTCATTGCCGCTTAATCTTTACTTGGAGAAAAACAGACTAGACGGGACCATAACCTTGAATCTCGGCAAATGTCAGAATTTGTTAGAGTTGACACTTTCTGATAATAACCTTAATGGGAGCCTACCAAGGCAACTTTTGACGGTCACTTCTTTGTCAATTAGATTGGATCTAGCTCGCAACCGTTTATCTGGAACCTTGCCACTTGAAGTTGAAAACCTCAAAAGTTTAGCAGAAATCGATATTTCTGAGAATAGTTTGTATGGTGCAATTCCTGGGACTCTTGGTGGCTGTAGTAGCCTTGAAAACTTGTATTTGCAGCAAAATTCCTTTCAAGGATCTATTCCTTCCTCAATGGAAACCTTGAGAGGTATTCAGAATTTGGACCTTTCTCACAACAATTTATTCGGTCAAATTCCGAGATTTTTAGAGACATTAGCCCTGAAGAGTCTCAATTTGTCTTTCAATAATTTCGAAGGAGAGTTACCAATGAAGGGCATTTTTACAAATGCAAGTGCAATATCAGTTGCCGGAAACTATAGGCTTTGTGGTGGCATTTCCGAACTACGACTACCTCAGTGCACCACGAAAAGATCAAGAAATAGGAAGTTTCTTTCACGGACATTAGGAATCACGGTAGCTTCGATACTTGTTGGTGTAATCGTAGTGTCGTCTTTCATCATATgtttgttcaagaaaaaaagaatgacCAAACCTACAATTTCATTGTTGAAAGATCCATTCTTGAAAGTCTCTTATGGAGAACTTCTCAAAGCAACTGAAGGTTTCTCTTCGACGAATCTGCTTGGTTTTGGTAGTTTCGGTTGTGTGTATAAAGGTGTTATTGAACAAAACAAGGAGTTAGTTGTTGCAGTCAAAGTACTTGACCTTCAAACTCGTGGCGCtaccaagagtttcatggcagaGTGCGAAGCCTTAAGGAATATTCGACACCGAAACCTCGTTTCGATCATAACCTCTTGTTCTAGCACAGATTTTCAAGGGAACGAGTTTAAAGCTCTAGTTTACGAGTTCATGCCAAATGGAAGTCTAGATAATTGGTTGCATCCaattccaagttcaaattgtCATGCGGGATGTGAGTTTGTGGGTCTCAATCTTCTGCAAAGAATAGACATTGCGATTGATGTAGCTTGTGCTCTCGATTATCTTCACCATCAATGCGGAAGGCCAATTATTCACTGCGATTTAAAGCCGAGTAATATCCTTCTTGACGGTGACATGGTTGCTCATGTTGGAGATTTCGGTCTAGCTAGATTTCGTGAAGAGTTCTCCACTCCAAGTACCAGTAGTTCAACTGCAGTAAGGGGAACCATTGGATATGCAGCTCCAG AGTATGGATTGGGAAGCGAGATGTCAACTAGCGGAGATGTTTATAGTTACGGGATCTTGTTGTTGGAGATGATAACAAGGAAGAGACCTACTGACATAATGTTTGAGGGAGACCttaatctttgtaaatttacAAGGATTGCCTTGCCTCAACGTGTAATGCAGATTGTAGACCCTATGCTCTTAACTGAGGAGAGAAATGGCAGCAAAATGATGGAGTATCTGATTTCCATTTTAGAAATAGGACTAGCATGCTCCACAGAATCCCCAAAAGACCGAATGAGCATCGATATCGTACTCCGTGAGCTTCATTTGGTCAAGAACAATATTTTGAAG GCCAACATGGAAATCTCGACAATGTTGATAACTCAAGGTGTTCGAGCAAGCATACGCACACCTTGA
- the LOC131322991 gene encoding GDSL esterase/lipase At2g04570-like yields MAHTNATLWVILTQFLLLVFVEGKNKVPAIIVFGDSSVDAGNNNQIPTIARSNFEPNGRDFDGGWPTGHFSKGLIPTDFISEALGLRTIVPAYLDPVYSIKDFAVGVTFASARIGYDNATSDVLSVIPLWKELEYYKDYQKKLKAYLGEGKAKQTLAQAPYVMSLGTNDFLENYYTLPDRWSQYNIDQYQVFLIGIAKKFIENLYGLGARIISLGGLPPMGCLPLERTTNFMGGNECMQSYNIVAMAFNARLTSSVASSSPELSRLLRQDKERAYIPHFSLLSSLRFVFCL; encoded by the exons ATGGCCCACACTAATGCAACATTGTGGGTTATTTTAACCCAATTTCTATTGCTAGTTTttgttgaaggaaaaaataaggtTCCAGCAATTATAGTGTTTGGAGACTCATCAGTTGATGCAGGAAACAACAACCAGATTCCAACCATTGCTAGGAGCAATTTTGAGCCTAACGGCCGTGACTTCGACGGTGGCTGGCCAACGGGCCATTTCTCCAAAGGCCTGATTCCGACTGATTTTATCTCCGAGGCACTTGGTCTTAGAACAATTGTGCCAGCCTATCTGGATCCGGTATACAGCATAAAGGATTTCGCTGTTGGAGTCACGTTTGCGTCAGCTAGAATTGGCTATGACAATGCAACTTCTGATGTGCTA TCAGTTATACCCCTATGGAAGGAACTAGAGTACTACAAGGACtaccaaaagaaattgaaagCCTATCTTGGTGAAGGCAAGGCCAAGCAAACCCTAGCTCAAGCACCATATGTGATGAGCTTAGGGACAAATGACTTCTTGGAAAACTACTACACACTCCCCGACAGGTGGTCGCAATATAACATTGATCAGTACCAAGTTTTCCTCATCGGAATCGCCAAGAAATTTATCGAGAACCTCTATGGGTTGGGGGCTAGAATAATATCCCTTGGCGGGCTTCCACCAATGGGGTGTTTGCCGTTGGAGAGAACGACAAATTTCATGGGCGGAAATGAGTGTATGCAGAGTTACAACATTGTGGCTATGGCTTTTAATGCTAGGTTGACAAGTTCGGTGGCCTCTTCTTCTCCTGAGTTGTCTAGGTTGCTTAGACAGGATAAGGAAAGGGCCTACATTCCACATTTCTCTCTTTTAAGTTCTCTCA GATTTGTGTTCTGTTTGTAA